The DNA segment TGACTGCGAGCGACCGGCTCAACCACGTACGACACGTACACAGCAACGAGGAGCAAGCAATGGCGGGCAGCAGCCACGGTCACACCCCGGCCGCCTGGACCGGTGTCACGATCGCCTTCATCGGTTTCTGCGTCTCGGGCGCCTTCATGGTGTTGGCCCAGCCCGCGGGCTTCTGGGCCGGCCTGGGTGTCGTGGTCCTCGGCGGCGTCGTCGGCTGGATCATGCGCGGCATGGGCCTCGGCCAGCCCAAGGACGCGCACGAGGCGCTCATCGAGC comes from the Streptomyces sp. NBC_00443 genome and includes:
- a CDS encoding HGxxPAAW family protein, coding for MAGSSHGHTPAAWTGVTIAFIGFCVSGAFMVLAQPAGFWAGLGVVVLGGVVGWIMRGMGLGQPKDAHEALIEQQREPASVES